One Rouxiella sp. S1S-2 genomic window, CTCGATAGTCCGCACGCGAAAAGTTTTTGATACCAATGATTTTCTGATTATCACGCAGCGTTTTCACTGTGAGCGTGCGCTATTTATCGCACTTCACATGGGCATTCAAGCACAGTGTTTTGCGGTTCCGTCGCCAAAAGATATGCTCACCGTACGCGTTCGCGAAATATTTGCTCGCCTCGGTGCGCTCAATGATCTGTATATTCTCAATCGCCAACCTCGCTTCTTGGGTCCGCTGATCCCCATTCCTGCGGTGCATCGCGTTTCTGACGATGCGCAGAGCTATCCCGCCGTCACGCCAGAACAGGTCGTCGCCCTGCAGCATACGTTAAAAGCTGAAAAGAAAGCCGCTGCAAAAAAAGCACAAACCGCCGAGGCAATATCCAAGCCTGATGTGCTTGAAAAACTTGATGACAGCGCTAAGCCAGACAACCCGATAAAAGACGTCACTCCGCCAAAAATGGTCAAATAGACGCAAAAAAAAACAGAGCACAAATCCTGTGCTCTGCTGTTAAAGGCTTCTGTTTTACCTTTCGTTCTAGGGAAAGCTACTGTTACTTTTTCTTGGCGTATTTCAATGAGTCGAGCGCCACGGCGAAGATAATAATCCCGCCCTTGATAA contains:
- the sanA gene encoding outer membrane permeability protein SanA is translated as MIKRLIVSFISIFVLMLGIAIGLDRWISWKTQDYIYDEVQELPHRQVGVVLGTAKYYRTGVINQYYLYRIQGAINAYNSGKVKYLLLSGDNALQSYNEPMTMRRDLMAAGIPSSDIVLDYAGFRTLDSIVRTRKVFDTNDFLIITQRFHCERALFIALHMGIQAQCFAVPSPKDMLTVRVREIFARLGALNDLYILNRQPRFLGPLIPIPAVHRVSDDAQSYPAVTPEQVVALQHTLKAEKKAAAKKAQTAEAISKPDVLEKLDDSAKPDNPIKDVTPPKMVK